Proteins from one Coffea arabica cultivar ET-39 chromosome 8c, Coffea Arabica ET-39 HiFi, whole genome shotgun sequence genomic window:
- the LOC140013550 gene encoding uncharacterized protein encodes MRAELRAQKEAELRDKEREKRLRKKERKKADGAEVPDGNDIGECTPKSEIVPGTIKEYEVKYCFPTVTKRSQKPSVVVKQSKTKSIPPPLRNRCKRKMQQWMWIILTCVVVIALFLLGNIGFFSNLSNFRPRSHSNPSARWITGVAGISKIADHEGGGGWLVVEAGSGEEII; translated from the exons ATGAGGGCTGAATTACGAGCACAGAAAGAAGCCGAGCTCAGAGACAAG GAAAGGGAGAAGAGGTTGAGGAAGAAGGAGAGAAAGAAGGCCGATGGAGCAGAAGTTCCCGATGGAAACGATATTGGGGAATGCACTCCAAAATCTGAAATCGTACCTGGAACAATAAAGGAATATGAGGTTAAGTACTGTTTTCCTACCGTTACCAAAAGATCTCAAAAACCATCAGTTGTGGTGAAGCAAAGCAAGACAAAATCTATCCCTCCGCCACTTAGGAACAGatgtaaaagaaaaatgcagcagTGGATGTGGATAATTTTGACATGCGTGGTTGTTATTGCTCTGTTCTTGCTGGGAAACATTGGCTTCTTCTCCAATCTTTCAAATTTTAGGCCGCGGAGCCATAGTAATCCCTCCGCGCGGTGGATTACTGGTGTTGCTGGTATATCCAAAATCGCCGATCATGAAGGAGGAGGGGGGTGGTTGGTGGTGGAGGCTGGTAGTGGTGAAGAGATAATTTAA
- the LOC113705463 gene encoding uncharacterized protein isoform X4 encodes MDKGLNEINYETSADSTTVEKLESLLDAIEDLERQESEVQSRCIVEYAKLLAEVSELEDMLQNDVGGDFVYGILDDSINESKERLNMLKKELASKLRAILLLRRQLDDIPVPAELLQYELCFSQLYTSIQKKLRQTRKYYETFNALLEIKELMLKETSLLNSISSQSPQSVKVKLHQMLHEDKAWLKWRRCHCRTTISKNFMSVADWSMLLISFSGHP; translated from the exons ATGGATAAG ggtCTTAATGAGATTAATTATGAAACCTCTGCAGATTCAACAACGGTTGAGAAATTGGAATCACTTTTGGACGCAATCGAG GATCTTGAAAGGCAGGAATCAGAAGTCCAATCCCGTTGTATTGTAGAATATGCGAAATTGTTGGCTGAGGTTAGTGAGCTCGAGGATATGCTACAAAATGATGTAGGAGGGGATTTTGTGTATGGCATTCTTGATGACAGTATAAATGAGTCTAAGGAGAGACTGAATATGCTGAAGAAG GAGCTCGCATCTAAATTAAGAGCTATCTTACTGCTAAGAAGACAGCTTGATGACATTCCCGTACCTGCTGAACTCCTCCA GTACGAACTATGCTTTTCACAGCTTTATACCAGCATTCAG AAAAAGCTTCGACAAACTCGAAAATACTATGAAACCTTCAATGCACTACTGGAGATAAAGGAGTTAATGCTAAAGGAGACATCCTTGCTCAACTCCATAAGTTCACAG AGTCCTCAATCTGTAAAAGTTAAACTCCATCAGATGCTGCATGAAGACAAGGCATGGCTTAAATGGCGAAGGTGTCACTGTAGAACCACAATATCAAAGAATTTTATGTCTGTGGCAGATTGGTCGATGCTTTTGATTTCGTTTTCGGGACATCCGTAG
- the LOC113705463 gene encoding uncharacterized protein isoform X3: MDKGLNEINYETSADSTTVEKLESLLDAIEDLERQESEVQSRCIVEYAKLLAEVSELEDMLQNDVGGDFVYGILDDSINESKERLNMLKKELASKLRAILLLRRQLDDIPVPAELLQYELCFSQLYTSIQKKLRQTRKYYETFNALLEIKELMLKETSLLNSISSQKLEKVQLAFESEQKACEALKEKHRIAISEQRHCYSLLKAFQEECARNERLRQARTLQPSS, encoded by the exons ATGGATAAG ggtCTTAATGAGATTAATTATGAAACCTCTGCAGATTCAACAACGGTTGAGAAATTGGAATCACTTTTGGACGCAATCGAG GATCTTGAAAGGCAGGAATCAGAAGTCCAATCCCGTTGTATTGTAGAATATGCGAAATTGTTGGCTGAGGTTAGTGAGCTCGAGGATATGCTACAAAATGATGTAGGAGGGGATTTTGTGTATGGCATTCTTGATGACAGTATAAATGAGTCTAAGGAGAGACTGAATATGCTGAAGAAG GAGCTCGCATCTAAATTAAGAGCTATCTTACTGCTAAGAAGACAGCTTGATGACATTCCCGTACCTGCTGAACTCCTCCA GTACGAACTATGCTTTTCACAGCTTTATACCAGCATTCAG AAAAAGCTTCGACAAACTCGAAAATACTATGAAACCTTCAATGCACTACTGGAGATAAAGGAGTTAATGCTAAAGGAGACATCCTTGCTCAACTCCATAAGTTCACAG AAACTGGAAAAAGTGCAATTAGCGTTCGAATCTGAGCAAAAGGCTTGTGAGGCTCTAAAAGAGAAGCATAGAATAGCTATTTCAGAGCAAAGACACTGCTACTCTCTCTTGAAGGCTTTCCAG GAGGAATGTGCAAGGAATGAGAGATTGCGGCAAGCCCGGACTTTACAACCATCCTCATGA
- the LOC113705463 gene encoding uncharacterized protein isoform X2, with the protein MDKGLNEINYETSADSTTVEKLESLLDAIEDLERQESEVQSRCIVEYAKLLAEVSELEDMLQNDVGGDFVYGILDDSINESKERLNMLKKELASKLRAILLLRRQLDDIPVPAELLQYELCFSQLYTSIQKKLRQTRKYYETFNALLEIKELMLKETSLLNSISSQFQNAITSPTGRTKLVDSMKGILQGIQQKLEKVQLAFESEQKACEALKEKHRIAISEQRHCYSLLKAFQFRWVQLRSPPRIRALPLES; encoded by the exons ATGGATAAG ggtCTTAATGAGATTAATTATGAAACCTCTGCAGATTCAACAACGGTTGAGAAATTGGAATCACTTTTGGACGCAATCGAG GATCTTGAAAGGCAGGAATCAGAAGTCCAATCCCGTTGTATTGTAGAATATGCGAAATTGTTGGCTGAGGTTAGTGAGCTCGAGGATATGCTACAAAATGATGTAGGAGGGGATTTTGTGTATGGCATTCTTGATGACAGTATAAATGAGTCTAAGGAGAGACTGAATATGCTGAAGAAG GAGCTCGCATCTAAATTAAGAGCTATCTTACTGCTAAGAAGACAGCTTGATGACATTCCCGTACCTGCTGAACTCCTCCA GTACGAACTATGCTTTTCACAGCTTTATACCAGCATTCAG AAAAAGCTTCGACAAACTCGAAAATACTATGAAACCTTCAATGCACTACTGGAGATAAAGGAGTTAATGCTAAAGGAGACATCCTTGCTCAACTCCATAAGTTCACAG TTCCAAAATGCCATCACCAGCCCCACTGGCCGAACAAAACTCGTTGATTCCATGAAGGGCATTCTGCAGGGGATTCAGCAG AAACTGGAAAAAGTGCAATTAGCGTTCGAATCTGAGCAAAAGGCTTGTGAGGCTCTAAAAGAGAAGCATAGAATAGCTATTTCAGAGCAAAGACACTGCTACTCTCTCTTGAAGGCTTTCCAG TTTAGGTGGGTTCAGCTTCGGTCACCACCACGGATCAGGGCATTACCCTTGGAATCATAG
- the LOC113705463 gene encoding uncharacterized protein isoform X1, giving the protein MDKGLNEINYETSADSTTVEKLESLLDAIEDLERQESEVQSRCIVEYAKLLAEVSELEDMLQNDVGGDFVYGILDDSINESKERLNMLKKELASKLRAILLLRRQLDDIPVPAELLQYELCFSQLYTSIQKKLRQTRKYYETFNALLEIKELMLKETSLLNSISSQFQNAITSPTGRTKLVDSMKGILQGIQQKLEKVQLAFESEQKACEALKEKHRIAISEQRHCYSLLKAFQEECARNERLRQARTLQPSS; this is encoded by the exons ATGGATAAG ggtCTTAATGAGATTAATTATGAAACCTCTGCAGATTCAACAACGGTTGAGAAATTGGAATCACTTTTGGACGCAATCGAG GATCTTGAAAGGCAGGAATCAGAAGTCCAATCCCGTTGTATTGTAGAATATGCGAAATTGTTGGCTGAGGTTAGTGAGCTCGAGGATATGCTACAAAATGATGTAGGAGGGGATTTTGTGTATGGCATTCTTGATGACAGTATAAATGAGTCTAAGGAGAGACTGAATATGCTGAAGAAG GAGCTCGCATCTAAATTAAGAGCTATCTTACTGCTAAGAAGACAGCTTGATGACATTCCCGTACCTGCTGAACTCCTCCA GTACGAACTATGCTTTTCACAGCTTTATACCAGCATTCAG AAAAAGCTTCGACAAACTCGAAAATACTATGAAACCTTCAATGCACTACTGGAGATAAAGGAGTTAATGCTAAAGGAGACATCCTTGCTCAACTCCATAAGTTCACAG TTCCAAAATGCCATCACCAGCCCCACTGGCCGAACAAAACTCGTTGATTCCATGAAGGGCATTCTGCAGGGGATTCAGCAG AAACTGGAAAAAGTGCAATTAGCGTTCGAATCTGAGCAAAAGGCTTGTGAGGCTCTAAAAGAGAAGCATAGAATAGCTATTTCAGAGCAAAGACACTGCTACTCTCTCTTGAAGGCTTTCCAG GAGGAATGTGCAAGGAATGAGAGATTGCGGCAAGCCCGGACTTTACAACCATCCTCATGA
- the LOC113705413 gene encoding gibberellin 3-beta-dioxygenase 1-like — protein sequence MGTLSEAYKDVPMRLKHVIPLDFESTKVVPESHIWPETENFPLSDHILPSDDNEKSKSWIPVIDLMAPNVVELIGHACETWGVFQLTNHGIPSSLIHDVEFQARRLFSLPTKQKLKVLRSAGGATGYGAARMAQFLTKYLWHEGFTIAGSPVEHASVLWPHDHKTFCDVMENYQKMMKSLAHQLLLLMLKWLEVSEDELNWKLSMSQDALQLNSFPACPDPKSTIGLAPHTDSMLMTVLHQSHEGLQIFRDGIGWVTVSPIEGALVVNLGNLMDILSNGKFPSIQHRVFVNQIRHRISVAYFCFPPTDSQVAPFAKSECPIYSSLTVKEFLQIRAKHMEDALSVIRIK from the exons ATGGGTACACTTTCAGAAGCGTACAAAGATGTTCCTATGCGTCTCAAACATGTTATTCCTCTGGATTTTGAGTCCACAAAAGTGGTTCCAGAATCACATATATGGCCAGAAACAGAAAATTTTCCATTATCTGATCATATTCTCCCCTCTGATGATaatgaaaaatcaaaatcatggaTCCCTGTCATTGATCTCATGGCTCCCAATGTAGTGGAACTCATTGGCCACGCATGTGAAACATGGGGAGTTTTTCAACTCACCAACCATGGTATTCCCTCCAGCCTTATTCATGATGTTGAGTTCCAGGCTAGAAGACTCTTTTCTCTTCCAACCAAGCAAAAGCTGAAGGTCTTACGATCGGCCGGCGGAGCCACCGGCTACGGTGCTGCCCGGATGGCACAGTTTTTGACCAAATATTTGTGGCATGAAGGGTTCACTATTGCAGGTTCTCCTGTTGAGCACGCTAGTGTACTTTGGCCCCATGACCACAAAACTTTTTG TGATGTGATGGAAAATTATCAAAAGATGATGAAGTCCTTGGCACACCAACTCTTGCTCCTAATGTTGAAGTGGCTAGAAGTCTCTGAAGATGAACTGAACTGGAAACTATCAATGTCCCAAGATGCATTGCAACTCAATTCCTTTCCAGCCTGCCCAGATCCCAAAAGTACCATTGGTTTAGCCCCTCACACAGATTCAATGCTCATGACCGTTCTTCATCAAAGTCATGAGGGTTTGCAGATTTTTCGCGACGGAATAGGATGGGTGACAGTTTCACCCATTGAAGGAGCTCTTGTGGTCAATCTTGGTAATCTTATGGATATATTGTCTAATGGCAAGTTCCCTAGCATTCAGCATCGTGTTTTTGTCAACCAGATTAGGCACAGGATTTCTGTTGCCTACTTCTGCTTTCCTCCAACTGATTCCCAGGTTGCACCATTTGCTAAGTCTGAATGTCCCATTTATAGTTCTTTAACAGTGAAGGAATTTCTTCAAATCAGGGCCAAGCATATGGAGGATGCACTTTCTGTGATCAGAATAAAATGA
- the LOC113705294 gene encoding uncharacterized protein isoform X1 has translation MAHTQNNSSSAGAAAAISTSGADEVKASGTIFHDFLGKGSAPDYLSPAGGVAAGRVRPTSEASPSSASVSIGGSSGGGRAPISTTSDLGSERQGGNHFEGVPFYGARSDLIGHETSSRFSGTKRSNSDSYIGTTKDRFPQMVPDSREGSQLMKLIRHAGGERPRRPQDEDASFPMHLVRPISASLVSQPSSAARVEGNTSRLDRGIPMNVGPPWQYPPRSSQVFPFGYQGLSNKLRDSSVGPSVISQGAADEGSRTGIKGSGLLSSINTTGGISERNFTGAIVSSSKLKSGIHNSEPESSTTPNQHGFGSSGCQMTIFYGGQAHVFDNVHPSKADVIMALAGSSGGSWSTTFMPKTTSRPFTGENCTPSGKSNPGMTGSLVLQPEVHGKSSVRVNSSHELSSGTQREEMLKKDAKAPNHAADVCAEEKHEV, from the exons ATGGCTCATACTCAAAATAACAGTAGTTCTGCGGGTGCTGCTGCTGCTATTAGTACTAGTGGTGCGGATGAAGTTAAGGCTTCTGGAaccatttttcatgattttttggGCAAAGGGTCTGCTCCAGATTATTTATCTCCGGCAGGTGGGGTGGCAGCCGGCAGAGTCCGGCCAACATCCGAGGCCTCTCCTTCATCAGCTTCTGTCTCCATTGGTGGCTCTTCTGGTGGTGGCCGTGCTCCAATCTCCACAACTTCTGATCTGGGTTCTG AACGACAAGGTGGAAATCATTTTGAAGGAGTTCCGTTCTATGGAGCGAGAAGTGATCTTATTGGGCATGAAACAAGTAGTAGATTTTCTGGAACTAAGAGAAGTAACTCAGACTCGTATATTGGAACAACAAAAGATAGATTTCCACAAATGGTACCAGATTCTCGTGAAGGCTCACAGTTGATGAAG CTAATACGACATGCTGGTGGAGAGAGACCAAGACGTCCACAGGATGAGGATGCGTCGTTTCCTATGCATTTAGTCCGGCCAATTTCAGCTTCCCTTGTATCACAGCCTTCCTCTGCTGCCAGAGTTGAAGGTAATACTTCAAGATTGGATCGTGGTATTCCAATGAATGTTGGTCCGCCTTGGCAGTATCCACCACGTTCCAGTCAAGTTTTTCCTTTTGGCTACCAAGGACTATCAAACAAATTGAGAGACTCCAGTGTTGGTCCATCAGTTATATCTCAAGGAGCTGCTGATGAAGGATCTAGGACTGGTATTAAAGGATCTGGACTTCTGAGCTCTATTAACACAACTGGTGGAATCTCCGAAAGAAATTTTACTGGGGCAATAGTCAGCAGTAGTAAGCTGAAGTCCGGGATTCACAATTCTGAACCAGAATCCTCTACAACTCCAAA CCAACACGGATTTGGTTCTTCTGGATGTCAGATGACTATTTTCTATGGCGGTCAAGCACATGTCTTTGACAACGTTCATCCCAGCAAG GCAGATGTTATAATGGCCTTAGCGGGATCCAGTGGGGGATCTTGGTCAACAACCTTCATGCCAAAGACCACTTCAAGGCCATTCACGGGAGAAAATTGCACACCAAGTGGTAAAAGCAACCCAGGCATGACAGGTAGCTTAGTTTTACAGCCGGAAGTGCATGGGAAATCGTCAGTCCGGGTGAACTCCTCTCATGAATTAAGCTCTG GTACTCAGCGGGAGGAAATGCTGAAAAAGGATGCAAAAGCTCCAAATCATGCAGCTGATGTTTGTGCTGAAGAAAAACATGAAGTATGA
- the LOC113705294 gene encoding uncharacterized protein isoform X2 gives MAHTQNNSSSAGAAAAISTSGADEVKASGTIFHDFLGKGSAPDYLSPAGGVAAGRVRPTSEASPSSASVSIGGSSGGGRAPISTTSDLGSERQGGNHFEGVPFYGARSDLIGHETSSRFSGTKRSNSDSYIGTTKDRFPQMVPDSREGSQLMKLIRHAGGERPRRPQDEDASFPMHLVRPISASLVSQPSSAARVEGNTSRLDRGIPMNVGPPWQYPPRSSQVFPFGYQGLSNKLRDSSVGPSVISQGAADEGSRTGIKGSGLLSSINTTGGISERNFTGAIVSSSKLKSGIHNSEPESSTTPNQHGFGSSGCQMTIFYGGQAHVFDNVHPSKADVIMALAGSSGGSWSTTFMPKTTSRPFTGENCTPSGKSNPGMTGSLVLQPEVHGKSSVRVNSSHELSSE, from the exons ATGGCTCATACTCAAAATAACAGTAGTTCTGCGGGTGCTGCTGCTGCTATTAGTACTAGTGGTGCGGATGAAGTTAAGGCTTCTGGAaccatttttcatgattttttggGCAAAGGGTCTGCTCCAGATTATTTATCTCCGGCAGGTGGGGTGGCAGCCGGCAGAGTCCGGCCAACATCCGAGGCCTCTCCTTCATCAGCTTCTGTCTCCATTGGTGGCTCTTCTGGTGGTGGCCGTGCTCCAATCTCCACAACTTCTGATCTGGGTTCTG AACGACAAGGTGGAAATCATTTTGAAGGAGTTCCGTTCTATGGAGCGAGAAGTGATCTTATTGGGCATGAAACAAGTAGTAGATTTTCTGGAACTAAGAGAAGTAACTCAGACTCGTATATTGGAACAACAAAAGATAGATTTCCACAAATGGTACCAGATTCTCGTGAAGGCTCACAGTTGATGAAG CTAATACGACATGCTGGTGGAGAGAGACCAAGACGTCCACAGGATGAGGATGCGTCGTTTCCTATGCATTTAGTCCGGCCAATTTCAGCTTCCCTTGTATCACAGCCTTCCTCTGCTGCCAGAGTTGAAGGTAATACTTCAAGATTGGATCGTGGTATTCCAATGAATGTTGGTCCGCCTTGGCAGTATCCACCACGTTCCAGTCAAGTTTTTCCTTTTGGCTACCAAGGACTATCAAACAAATTGAGAGACTCCAGTGTTGGTCCATCAGTTATATCTCAAGGAGCTGCTGATGAAGGATCTAGGACTGGTATTAAAGGATCTGGACTTCTGAGCTCTATTAACACAACTGGTGGAATCTCCGAAAGAAATTTTACTGGGGCAATAGTCAGCAGTAGTAAGCTGAAGTCCGGGATTCACAATTCTGAACCAGAATCCTCTACAACTCCAAA CCAACACGGATTTGGTTCTTCTGGATGTCAGATGACTATTTTCTATGGCGGTCAAGCACATGTCTTTGACAACGTTCATCCCAGCAAG GCAGATGTTATAATGGCCTTAGCGGGATCCAGTGGGGGATCTTGGTCAACAACCTTCATGCCAAAGACCACTTCAAGGCCATTCACGGGAGAAAATTGCACACCAAGTGGTAAAAGCAACCCAGGCATGACAGGTAGCTTAGTTTTACAGCCGGAAGTGCATGGGAAATCGTCAGTCCGGGTGAACTCCTCTCATGAATTAAGCTCTG AGTAA